The DNA sequence GACCAATGACTCGGTTTTACAACACGACTCACGAGTTTGAATTCCAATTTCCTTTTGACCCATGGTGAGGAATAAGCAAATGAGTCATATGGCCAGGATAAGCAGAGAATGGCAATAAATACAATGTCAACGTCACCAACTGAATTGCTAAAACCTTCTAAGAGACCATTTGAATCTCCATCACCACCATTCTGAATGCGGGGAGATTTTATTGGGAACTCTTATAACCCCTATCTGGAGTATTCGCTTAAAACATTACGTAAATAACGGAAATTCCATTGATTGTAGTCCGTGAGTAGCGATCACTTCAGATCCGAACTTGTCATTACGCGAACTTTCGAACTCGCAATCTTGTATAATTTCATGTCATCTGTAACAAGGTTATAGCCTGTTTCAATAGCAGAAACGAGATAGGATGAATCGTAGAATGTCAGCCCTTCTTCCAGTGATAAACTCAGAGTTAATTCTGAAGAAGGTTTAACAGGTTCAATAGAATCAAACAATTCAAATAAGACAGTTCCCGATTTCAAGGCTTCTTCCTTCGAAATTCTTCCTCTAATGTTATAATTCTTCCACAGAATATTTCCAATTTCATACCTAGCTAGAGGAATTGTGGCGCCCATCACCAGAATTTCGTACTTTCCGCCCTGAAAGAGATTAAAAATCGCTGAAGCGTCCAGTATGTTCATCTTTCTCTATCTTCACGAATATCTGATACTATATCATCCATCTTTAATTTCAAGATAATTGGTCTAACTTCCTTCATTTTCTCAATCAATTCCTTATTTCTCTCTCTCCTTATCTCTTCTCTGACTGCCCTTCTAATAATCGTAGTTGGATTTAGTTTGAGCTTTTTGATTTCTTCTCTATCTTCTACTGAAATTTTCGCAGAGATTGTGGAATACCGTTTCATAATACAAAATGTAATACATATATTTAAGAATAATGTATAACTAGTGGTATTACCATTAAGCTAAAATGCCATCCATTGAAATGAACACGAATATACTGTTAAGTATCTTCGTTACTACAAGTGCAGTTTCAGTAATTCCTTAAAACTTTAATCAAATCCCGACCGGTTAGTATTATTTTGAGGGTGAATTATGTATATTTTACATTCATTATATCCACCTATGGAATCTACACTGAAAAAAGGAGTTACTATAAAAAAAGAGACCTGAAGCAGTATGGAAGGCACTGACAGACCCTGCAATGACAAAACGGTGGATATGGGTCTTGAAGTCAGCTCAGAATGGGTAGCGGGCGGCACCATAACCTGGAAAGGATTTAAAGACGGAAATGAGATCATACACAAGGGCACAATTAAGAGCGTGGAAGTATTAAAAACGCTTCAGTTTACTGATTTTGGAATGGAATTAGGGTTATACGACACTCCGGAAAATTACACTAGAATAACTTACAATCTTTCGTTCAACGGTTCCGAAACTATGTTGAGCGTTGTGGAAGATCACATCAATGGAAACGAGAAGAGATATAAGGATGCTGAAGCCTTTTGGGAAGCTGTATTATCAGAGTTAAAGAGGACAGTTGAGAGTTAGGGCTTAATTGTATTCCCAAGTGATGTGTAAATACCGGTCTACTTTTGTTAGGTCATAATTTAGAAGAAATCAACATGGTTCCTATTGTGTTCATTTGGCCTTTTGGCAGTAAGGGAGGGTTTAGTCATAAAAACTATTCATTTATAGATGTTCCTCCTGTGACCCAGCGATCTAACAACTATAACTCGGTTCTACTTCCGAACCTAGCAAAGAGTCTGTGCGATTGATTCCTGGGCTTTCAGTCTTCTGGTGTTCTCATTTATTGTAGAGCTCCCTTTCTATGTCGGAAAGGTTCATCAAAGTCACGCCTTCAGCAGACTCATGCAGGACTCCCTTGAATCCGCTCTTGGAAAACACTGCATATGTATATCTTTTTCCGGGGTATTGCTTTATCAGTGTTTCTGATTTTGCCCTTAAGTCTGCAGCCACACTCATTGGTACAGGCTTATTTGTCCACTTACATTCGGCAAAAAGCAATTCATTCCGTGTTTCAGAGTAAGCAACAATATCAATCTCCTCGATGTCTTTGCCTTTCTTTCCAGTTCCATTCCTCCCCCACCATCTGGAAACAGTACCGAATGTTCTGCCCAATATGCCTTCCGTCACAAGCTCCTTCATGAGGACCTCAAACTGTTCGCCAGCAAAAGATGCAAAATCTCCCATTATGCTGTCAAGGGCTTCCTCCGTGTGTGAGCTCTCAATTTCACTCCTATGTGGCAATATATATCTGAACCAGAACTTCAGGTACTGGTCGGATATCCAGTAAAGCCTTCTCTTGAACTTTTCGGGAGCTCCAAAAGGTTTCTCAGGAATAATAAGTCCCAACGAAATAAGCACGTCCAGGTATTTTGACACCATGCTCTTGTCCATGCCAGAGTAGTTGCATATCTCTGCAAGCGAATGGTTTCCGTACGATATGGACCTGAGAATCAGCATGTAATTTCTTGGTTCCCTGAATTCAGTCATGAGCAGGAATTCTGCTTCTTCATACAGTGACGTCCCCTTTGAAAGCATGAACCTTGAAACGTTTTCCCAGAATTTCAGATCCGGGTCAAATTTCAGGAGGTATTCAGGTATCCCGCCAAGGATGAAATATGTCCGGCAGAGATCTTCAAACCCATAGTTAAAAAACCTGGTCAAGAACCTGAACTTTAATGGGGTTAACTGCAGCTGTCCGGTTCTTCTGCCGTATAAAGGGCTTTTGTATGAAAGTACTTCATTCTCCATGATGCTGACTGAAGAGCCAGACAGAATCAGCATTACATTCATTTGACTGATTATCGAGTCATATATCTTCTGGAACACTGACGGGATAGCTCTATTGGCTTCTATGAGATACGGGAATTCATCTATTGCAATGATAACTTTTGATATTCTTACCCTGGACTGAAATGAACTGCTGGAGGCCAGTATGGAGAAAAATGAGTACCAGTCCTCGAAATGCACTTTGAGTATGCTGTTGTCCTGGAGAAACTTTGAGAATGCCACCTTGAAATTGTCAATGTTTTCTCGGTCACCTTCCGTGGTGGCAAGAAAATAAACCCCTCTGTTTTCTATGAACCTAGAGATAAGTTCAGTTTTCCCAATCCTTCTCCTTCCGTAAATAATGAAGAGCGATGCCCCCTTAGAAGAATAGGCATCTTCTAGTATTTTCATTTCCCGGTCCCTACCTACGAATAGTTGTTGAGACATAAGTATTATACTTTATAGTCCACGATTATTTATATCTACCCAAATCCTAATCTCCAAAATGCTCACGCACAACGTTTTCCCTTAAAACCTTAATCAAATCCCAACCTGTCCATTCCGGCTTATTCTTTGACCGTAAGAATTTAAATTTGTGTATTCTTTTCCACGTTAATCTGCGTCGCAGTGCTCAAAGCGACAAGGTTTATAATTTACACACATATGTGATTGTATATGTCGAGCAAGAACATATCGATCTCAGATGATGCTTACAACAGATTAAAGAAATTCAAAGGCAAAAAAGAAAGCTTCACCGACGTTATAATCCGGCTCACTTCAAAGGCCACTTTGCTTGAATTGAGAGGCACCCTCTCAAAGGAAGAAGCTGACTCGATGAGAATTAGTCTTGAGGAGTCAAGAAGTGCAAGCAGGTAAAAATGGATTTGCTTTTTAGGAATTAGAATGACAGTGATAGCTGATGGAACTTTTCTCATAGATCTCATGAGAAATGACAAACCTGCGGTAGAGAAGGAAACCATTCTTGAGGAAGATGGGATTTCTGTTTTTCTAACAACAGTATCTGTGTTTGAACTTTACGTGGGTCTAAACCTTAGCAGTAATAGGGTACATGAGAGCAGGAAAATAGAAAGAGTTCTTGGGAATCTTGAGATATTGCCGTTTGATTTCGATTCTGCGAAGGAAGCAGAAGAAATTTATGCCTAGAAGAAGAGAAGCGGACTTACTATAGACCAAGAAGACGCAGTGATTACGGGTATATGCAGGACAGCCATGGAACCTGTTATGACAAGAAATATCGACCGTTTTTCGGGAATTGAAGGTGTAGCATTGGAAACGTACTGATCAAGTTGGCATGACCCATCCCCTCATGAAAATTAAAGCCCCAAGTATACTCGCTTTTCTTCTTAAAAGCCTAGGCAATCTATGCAATCTGAAGCACCGGATTCAGACTTAAATTACCCAATTATCTGATCTGAAACGCGGTAGACGAATGATCTGCTCGGTAGATCACACCTCAATAACTTCTATTCCAATCTTTTTGCACTCTTTAGTTAGTGTCTTATCAAAAGTTATTAGTGGCATATTCCTAGAATGTGCGTCGTATGCAACTATCCAGTCATTAAATTCTCTGAAGCTGAGACTGTTTTCAACCATGAATGCTGAAGTCCCTTCGATCATCCTGGCAGATAGCCAGGAAACCGTAAAATAATCACTATGGAGTACTTCCTCAAGCTTCAACCCGACCTTTTCCCTATCGATCCCATATCTTGGTAATACAAATCCGAGTTCAACAATTGAAAGTGAATTTACCAACGGATCTCCTGTTTCATCTATAATCTCAGATGCCCGATTATGGTGTGGCGAGTTCTCAATAGCGTCGTAGACCAGAACGTTGGTGTCAACCATGGTTTTCATTCGTTTCTTCTTTCCCACCCCTTTCTAATCTCACTGTCTGCATCCAGCGATGCAAGATCTTTCCTGACTTTAAACTGGATTCGTGTTACCCTTTTTCCTCCTTCGGTTGCCTTTTTCCCGAGGCGTTGATTAATGATCTTTGATATGTTCTTTGTGCTGCCATATTTTTCAATGGATTCTTTAACAATATCGGCATAGATTTCATCGTCAAGGTTGATTGTGGTCTTAACCATGACTGAATAATTATAATGCCATATAAACATTTTACGGTAAAACGGCATACCCAATAACAGCACATAGTTCCACCGAGCAAATTGCATTCCATTGCCTGTCTCCAATCCTACGTTAATGTATTGCCCAACACCTTAATCAAATACCTACCGGCCCATTCTGACTGTAATTCGCCCTAGTGATTGCAAAAGCACGATCTAAGAAGGAACTTAGTCACTTGTAGATGTTCCTTCTGAGACCCAAGCGATCTAACAACTATAACTCGTCTATTCTCTTCAATGTCCGCAATCACCCTGTAGTCACCGACTCGTAGCTTGTATTCGGTCCTACCAACTAATCTCACGAAGAACCTATGCGGATCGCTTCTTGTGTTTTCTATCTTCTGAAGAATCCTCTTTGCTACAGGAATGTCAAGACCCTTAAGCTGAAAAAGAGATTCCTCGGAATGTTCAACTTCAAAGTCTGTCACTGGATTCCCAACTGTTTCTTCACTTCTTCTGTGGTATGGGTCTTCTTTTCCTTCACATCAAGGAGGCCCCTAAGCAGGGATGCCCTGAAATTCTCAGTATAAACTCCCTCTTCATCTCCCTCGGGAATCAGCGACATCAGTGCATTCAGCAACTCATCATATGTCATTCTCTTGTAGGCTCTCAATCCATTCAGTTTCTCCCTCGTAGATCGGCTGATTTGTATGGTGGTGTAATCCATGTATATGACTTGTATAATCTATCTATAACTACAATATAATCCTTGCATTTTAGACCATCGAGCCTGGAACTCAAGTAATGTTGTGGCATTATGAGATTACGAAGAGTTTATTTTATTCGCACATAGCAGAAAGTATTCCCTTAAAACTCTACGCAAATACCAACCGTCCCGTCATGATAAGGATGCTATGCATTCTTTATTCAAGAATTATTAATTCGATTTGAATAAGTGGAAGGGTATACTGACCTGCCAGATGAGCCCTTGTTGTGGAAACCAATGATTGGATTCACGTATTTTTATCAATATCCAATCTGGTTTTGATGTCTATAGGTTAGGCGACCTTGAAACGCGCCTGCAACATGAAATGAAGGGGTATGCCAGAGATTGTAGTTGAAAATCGTAGTTGGTTTGGATTATCAGCTAGTGTCCTCCGGGATCCACTCTATCTCTATATGCATCTCCAATTTTTTATTTTCTTTGGCATATACGAATTTGAATTTCAAGGGTTCCACGGGAATGATACTCACGCGCTCTTCAATGGGAAAAAGACGTGACGTCTCGATCATGTCATTCCTGAGCGCTGATCCTATTTTTTCAAGAATATTCGCAATCTCATCCTTACTGGCTTCGCTCCTGAACCTTACTATTGTTTCGTGCATTTCGCGATAGTTTTCGAGCACTTCGGTAATTTTTGTCCAATGGTGCATCGAATGTTTGAGCTCCGTGATTCCATTCTCAGTTAAGGCATAGTGTCTACGACTCGGCAATTCGTCTGTGAACTCCACGCTGCTTGTTACAAATCCTTCTTGCTCAAGTTTCTCAAGTGCGGGATATATTGTCCCAGTCTGTGGCGTCCAGAATCCAGAGAACTTTTTCTCCAATTCCTTTATCATTTCATATCCGTACATTGGCCTTTCTGACAAAAGCAGAA is a window from the Thermoplasmatales archaeon genome containing:
- the vapC9_1 gene encoding putative ribonuclease VapC9, coding for MNILDASAIFNLFQGGKYEILVMGATIPLARYEIGNILWKNYNIRGRISKEEALKSGTVLFELFDSIEPVKPSSELTLSLSLEEGLTFYDSSYLVSAIETGYNLVTDDMKLYKIASSKVRVMTSSDLK
- a CDS encoding hypothetical protein (Activator of Hsp90 ATPase homolog 1-like protein); the encoded protein is MEGTDRPCNDKTVDMGLEVSSEWVAGGTITWKGFKDGNEIIHKGTIKSVEVLKTLQFTDFGMELGLYDTPENYTRITYNLSFNGSETMLSVVEDHINGNEKRYKDAEAFWEAVLSELKRTVES
- a CDS encoding putative ATPase (AAA+ superfamily): MKILEDAYSSKGASLFIIYGRRRIGKTELISRFIENRGVYFLATTEGDRENIDNFKVAFSKFLQDNSILKVHFEDWYSFFSILASSSSFQSRVRISKVIIAIDEFPYLIEANRAIPSVFQKIYDSIISQMNVMLILSGSSVSIMENEVLSYKSPLYGRRTGQLQLTPLKFRFLTRFFNYGFEDLCRTYFILGGIPEYLLKFDPDLKFWENVSRFMLSKGTSLYEEAEFLLMTEFREPRNYMLILRSISYGNHSLAEICNYSGMDKSMVSKYLDVLISLGLIIPEKPFGAPEKFKRRLYWISDQYLKFWFRYILPHRSEIESSHTEEALDSIMGDFASFAGEQFEVLMKELVTEGILGRTFGTVSRWWGRNGTGKKGKDIEEIDIVAYSETRNELLFAECKWTNKPVPMSVAADLRAKSETLIKQYPGKRYTYAVFSKSGFKGVLHESAEGVTLMNLSDIERELYNK
- a CDS encoding PIN domain family protein; the protein is MKTMVDTNVLVYDAIENSPHHNRASEIIDETGDPLVNSLSIVELGFVLPRYGIDREKVGLKLEEVLHSDYFTVSWLSARMIEGTSAFMVENSLSFREFNDWIVAYDAHSRNMPLITFDKTLTKECKKIGIEVIEV
- a CDS encoding lineage-specific thermal regulator protein — protein: MPRGMRVGTVSLWLLLLLSERPMYGYEMIKELEKKFSGFWTPQTGTIYPALEKLEQEGFVTSSVEFTDELPSRRHYALTENGITELKHSMHHWTKITEVLENYREMHETIVRFRSEASKDEIANILEKIGSALRNDMIETSRLFPIEERVSIIPVEPLKFKFVYAKENKKLEMHIEIEWIPEDTS